The following are encoded together in the Parambassis ranga chromosome 20, fParRan2.1, whole genome shotgun sequence genome:
- the LOC114453467 gene encoding LOW QUALITY PROTEIN: cadherin-10-like (The sequence of the model RefSeq protein was modified relative to this genomic sequence to represent the inferred CDS: inserted 2 bases in 2 codons), whose amino-acid sequence MSYDTFVCENVKAGQLIQTISAVDTDEPLVGHKFVFSISANNPNFTIDDREDNTANILTKRGGFSRREMSMYFLPVVISDNDYPIQSSTSTLIVRVCACDSHGNMQSCSPEVLPFSDGLTTGALVAILLCVIILLMIVVLFAALRRQRKKEPLIISKEDVRDNVVSYNDEXGGEEDTQAFDIGTLRXPEVMDANKLRRDIIPEMLFPFRRTSPIKDNTDVRDFINGRLQENDSDPTAPPYDSLATYAYEGSGSLAESLSSLESAATEGDQDYDYLSNWGPHFKKLAEMYIGKSPDRET is encoded by the exons ATGTCCTATGACACGTTCGTCTGTGAGAACGTCAAAGCGGGACAG CTGATTCAGACGATAAGTGCCGTTGACACAGATGAACCCCTTGTTGGACACAAGTTTGTCTTCAGCATAAGTGCCAACAACCCAAATTTCACCATTGATGACAGAGAAG ATAACACTGCCAACATTCTGACGAAGAGGGGGGGTTTCAGCCGGCGCGAGATGAGCATGTACTTCCTGCCTGTAGTGATATCCGACAATGACTACCCCATTCAGAGCAGCACCAGCACACTGATTGTGCGTGTGTGCGCCTGTGACAGCCATGGAAACATGCAGTCATGTAGCCCTGAGGTCCTGCCCTTCTCAGATGGTCTCACAACTGGAGCTCTGGTGGCCATACTGCTCTGTGTCATCATTCTCCTCA TGATCGTTGTGCTGTTTGCTGCcctgaggagacagaggaagaaggagccTCTGATCATCTCCAAAGAGGATGTCAGAGACAACGTTGTCAGCTACAACGATG GGGGCGGAGAGGAGGACACTCAGGCCTTTGATATTGGCACGCTGC AACCAGAGGTGATGGATGCTAACAAGCTACGCAGGGACATCATACCCGAAATGCTGTTTCCCTTTCGGAGGACATCACCTATAAAGGATAACACGGACGTCAGAGACTTCATTAACGGGAGGCTTCAGGAGAATGATTCTGATCCAACAGCACCACCCTATGACTCTCTGGCCACGTATGCTTATGAGGGCAGTGGGTCACTGGCGGAATCCCTCAGTTCACTGGAGTCTGCTGCCACTGAGGGGGACCAGGATTATGATTACCTCAGCAACTGGGGACCACATTTCAAAAAGTTGGCAGAGATGTACATAGGAAAGAGTCCTGACAGAGAGACCTAG